GACGTCCGGGCCACCACCAGCATAGCCCCCTGGGCCGGGGCCGGGAGCATCCAGTCCAGGGGTTCGGCATTATCGGGCAATAGCCCAATGCGCTCCAGGCCGGCCTGGGCAAAGATCGCCCCGTCCCAGGAATTTTCCCGGAGCAGTTTCAGGCGGGTATTTACATTTCCCCTCAGGCCGGTTACCTGGTGGGCGGGATAGCGGTTCAGCCATTGGGCCTTGCGGCGGAGGCTGCCGGTGGCGATGGTACCCGGGCCGTCCAGAAAGCCGAGCCCCTTGTGCACGAGTACGTCCCGTGCGCTTGCGCGCTCCAGCACGGCGGCCTGGCAGATTCCTTCCGGCAGGGCGGTGGGCACATCCTTCATCGAGTGTACGGCCAGGTCGATGTCTTCCCTGAGCAGGGCCACATCGAGCGTCTTGGTAAAAATCCCGGTAATACCCAGTTCGTAAAGCGGCTTGTCCAGGACGAGGTCGCCGGTGGATTTCACCGGAACGAGTTCCGCCCGGTGCCCGGCGGCTTCCAGCCGG
This genomic window from Robiginitalea biformata HTCC2501 contains:
- the hemC gene encoding hydroxymethylbilane synthase, with the translated sequence MSRALRIGTRDSELALWQAQTVRDRLEAAGHRAELVPVKSTGDLVLDKPLYELGITGIFTKTLDVALLREDIDLAVHSMKDVPTALPEGICQAAVLERASARDVLVHKGLGFLDGPGTIATGSLRRKAQWLNRYPAHQVTGLRGNVNTRLKLLRENSWDGAIFAQAGLERIGLLPDNAEPLDWMLPAPAQGAMLVVARTSDTAAREAARPLHHEQSALEVAVEREFLRTLEGGCSAPIGARVHAADGQLHLEGGLFSLDGKKAFRVTRHTGSLEAGGTGDARFQDAGEFGAACAREILDSGGAVLMESIRKILAQ